The Pelagibius sp. CAU 1746 genomic sequence GTGCTCGCAAGCCATCCGCAACCTCGTCGCCGAAGAGCCGCTGCAGCAGCGCGACCATGGCGGCATAGCCCGGCGTGCGCTCCAGCGCGTCCCAGGTGGCGACGACGAGGCGGCCGCCGGGCTTCACGACGCGCCACATTTCCGCCAGCGCCATCACCCGGTCCTCGAAGAACATGAGGCCGAACTGGCAGGTGACGGCGTCGAAAGCGCCGTCGCCAAAGGGAAGCGCTTCGGCGGCGCCCTCACGCCAGTCGATTTTTGGGGCGAGACGCCGGGCCACCGCCAACATGCCTTCATTGGGGTCCAGTCCGGTGACATCCGCGCCGCGCCGCGCCGCCTCGCGGGCGACGCAACCGGTGCCGCAGGCGACGTCGAGCAGGCGACGCCCTGCGGCGATCCCGGCGGCTTCGCAGGTCCGCGACGCCCATTCGCCGAAAAGGGCGGGGACGAAGAACTCCTCGTAGACCTCGGCCGCCGTCTTGGTGAGCTGGCCGCTTTCCATGGCTTGGCTTGCCTGCATCATCGACCTCCAATGTTTTCGTCGCGGATCACTGCGAGAAGGCTGGCAGGGCAAGCC encodes the following:
- a CDS encoding methyltransferase domain-containing protein, which gives rise to MQASQAMESGQLTKTAAEVYEEFFVPALFGEWASRTCEAAGIAAGRRLLDVACGTGCVAREAARRGADVTGLDPNEGMLAVARRLAPKIDWREGAAEALPFGDGAFDAVTCQFGLMFFEDRVMALAEMWRVVKPGGRLVVATWDALERTPGYAAMVALLQRLFGDEVADGLRAPFVLGDPAELLGLFEAAGIPGATLDIQVGTARFPSLADWVHTDVKGWTLADVLDDAQYELLQEEAQQELKRFATAEGTVRFDSPAHIVTAVKG